GTAATTGTATTTGGGCATGATCGAACCTTTGTAAAATTTTTGAGGATTGTTCAGATGTTCGTATTGCCACTCCGGGCTGTACCGGCTGCCGACCCAGGTCAGGTCAGGGCCTGTTCGCTGCGTCATGATCAAAGGAATTTTATCGTAATAATAATCTCCCGGCACAGAGACGGGTCCCAGCTTGGAGTCTGCCTTGACGGGACGTACCGACTGGCTGTGGCACCAGTGGCAGCCTTCCCGGATGTATACCGCCCGTCCGCGGGCTTCTCCCGAGTTGGCGGGATAATTTTTCAGTTTGGCCGTTTCCGTCGGAGTGTTAATGGCCGAATCAAAGAACGGAAGTACGCAAGTGCCGAGGACACCGATCATAAACAGGGCAAAAGCGCCCAGCATCAACACTCCGATATTTTTTTCCGAATCGTTCGCCATTGCCGATCACCTCTTTTTTAGCTGGTTTGAGTGTTGTCACAGGGCAGGCAACGGGTCTTCCACCGGAATCTGTTTGCCAGCGGTAGCGGTTTTATAAATGTTCCAAGCGAATGTGATGGCTCCAAGGAACATGAATGTGCCGCCAATTGCCCTGGCAATCAGGTATATGTGCAGCGATTCGACGATCCTGACAAAGGCGGCTCCCACCTGATTGCCGTCCATCCATCCGAATCCCTGGAGGACGCCCGCCAACCACATGGCAAAAGCGAAGATCAGGAACCCGACCACGGACAGCCAGTAGTGCCAGTTCATCAGGGCCCGGCTGTAAATCTGACGCCCAATAATCCGCGGCAGAGCATAATAGATGCCCGCAAACGCCACCAGGCCGAACCCGGCAAACAACGGCATGTGGGCATGGCCCACGGTCCAGTAAGTAAAATGCAGAACCGCATTGGGACCCATCAAGGATTGAAAGGGACCCTGGATGCAGGACAGGAAATAGAACAACGCACCGGTCAGCATGAATTTGAGCTCCAGGTTTTCAGCGACCTTATACCATGCTCCCTTCATGGTGCCAATGACATTGGCAAGAACAGTCCAAACCGGAATGATCAACAAGATGCTCGGAATGATGCCTGCTTTCATCAACCAGAGCGGTATGGGGCCGTTGACCAGATGATGGGGCCCGTTCCAGATGTAAAAGGCAATGATCGTCCAGAATCCGATCAGGGACAATTTGTGGCTATAGAGGGGGTTGCCCGTGAGTTTTGGCATCAGGTAATAGATGGTGCCGACCCCAGCCGGAGTAAACCAGATTCCGATGATATTGTGCACCCATGTGTAGGCGATGGACGTTTGGGCAATTCCCGAAACATAGGCCCCTGGAATATTGCCGACGATATAGATACCGGGAAGCCAAACCATAGTGCCGAGAAAATACCAGAGAGTCACATACAAAATCCGCTCTTTCCGGTTGAGGATGGTGCGGATCAGATTATAAGACATTAAAGCGACCAGGATGATGATCGGAATGTCGATGACCAGAGGCATTTCCGAGTATTCGACCGGCACTTGGCGTCCCATGAACAGCATGACCATGCCGACGGCATACACGGCGCTCCAGGCCCAGGCGGTGAAGACGCCCAAACGTTCGCTGTATAAAGAGGTTTTGCACAATACGGGAATAATGTAGAACCACATGGCGAAATAGGCGGGACTCAGAAATCCGAACAAGACGGTATTTGTGTGGAGCGGCCGCAAACGTCCGTACGTGAAATATTCCTGCAGCCAGCGGTTATAGGTCAGAAAATCCGGGTGGATGGATTTGATTGCAACCAGTAACGCCAAAATCATCCCCAGCAGCAACCAAACGATGGAGGTGTAGATGAAGATCTTGGCTGTGGTATAGGGCCGGATTGCGACAGCAGACATTGAGATTCTCCCTTCCAGTTGCATTTGCTTCCTTTTGGGTGTCTGTCAAAGTTTTTCCAGAAGGGGAGAAATTATGTACATTTGCAGGACAAACCAACAGATGATTGATCAAAAACTAGAGCCAGGATCACTCCTGACTCTCATATCCCTTCAGCCGAGGATGATTAGTGGCACTGGGTGCCGTTATCTCCCCATCGGAGAGTGATTATCGGCACTAGGTGCCGTTATTCCAGCAGTGGAGGATGATTAGTGGCACTAGGTGCCGTTATTCCAGCAGTGGAGGATGATTAGTGGCACTAGGTGCCGTTATTCCAGCAGTGGAGGATGATTAGCGGCACTAGGTGCCGTTATTCCAGCAGTGGAGGATGTTTAGCGGCACTGAGTGCCGTTATCCCCCAATCGAGGATGTTTACCGAATCGGCCCAGGTCTTGTTATAGCAGAAAAGGGGTTCCCAACATGGCCCGTCTGACCGTAATCCGGTTCTTTTCCTCAATTTCGGCTCGCCGCGGGATTGCCGGGAACAGGTCGATGGGATCCAGAAACTTGCCCGGCAGCTTCACGGGCGCTTCGGATTGCCATCTGTCCAGCCAGGCCTGTGGCACTTCATCGGGCAGCTTTTGACCTGACAATTCCGCCCACAACATCGTCCAGGCCCGTGGGACCACGCGCCAGATATCGTATCCTCCGCCACCGACAGCCACCCATCTCCCGTCACAAACCTCATGCGCCAGTTCATGAACCAGTTTGGGAATTTCCCGATAAATGCGAGTAGTCGCGGACAGGTGGGTCAGTGGATCGTATTGATGGGCATCACAGCCGTTTTGTGAGATCACCACATCCGGTTTGAATTTGTGAAAAACATGGGGCAGCACCGAATTCAGGCTAGCCAACAAGGAATCGTCTTCTGTGAAAGGTTCCAGCGGAATATTGAGCGAATATCCGTATCCTCTGCCATCTCCGCGTTCTTCAATGTCACCTGTTCCCGGATACAGGTACTTGCCTGTTTCGTGAAAGGAGATGGTCAGAACATCGGGGTCATCGTAGAACATCCACTGGACACCGTCGCCGTGGTGGGCGTCGGTGTCAAGATAAAGGACTCGTGCGTTGTAACGGTCTTTTATGTAAGCGATAGCGGCTCCGATATCATTGTACACGCAGAAGCCGGATGCTTCCTTGCGGCGGGAATGATGCAGGCCGCCCGCCAGGTTCAAGGCATGGTCCACAGTTCCAGACATCACCAGTTCGGCTGCCAGAACCGTTCCCCCGACAATCAGACTGGTGGCTTCGTGCATATTCGGAAAAATCGGTGTATCTTCCGTCCCCAGTCCAAACCCGATGGCGGAGGGATCGGCGTCGACCGCGAGGGTGGAGGCATGCTGAACGGCATGGACAAAATCAGGGTCGTGTACCCGGAACAACTCTTCCAGCGTGGCATGCCGGGGCTGAACAATCTGTTCATCCCGCAGAAAGCGGAGTTCCCTGATCAGATCCACTGTCATCTGCAGGCGCTTGGGATTGAAGGGATGCTCCTCCCCAAATTTGTAATTCAAAAACGATTCACTGTATATGAACGCTACCCGGTTATTCATAGGCAACACCTAACCGAGGGCGGGTGGTTGAACGACCTTGTAACCCGCATTTTCGACATCGCTGATAAAACGGCGTGGATCCATGGTCTTCAGACGCAGCACGATGGTTTTCTGCCCGGGAGTGGGGCTTGGGAATACCATTACGCTAGCCGCGTTCATCTGGCGGGCACGAAGGATATCGGCCACTTCCGCCAGCATGCCGGGACGGTCGGGAACCTGAACCTCCACCCGGGAAGTAGGTGAAGAAACCCCCATCATTTCCACCAGGGTGTGAAGAATGTCCCGTTCGGTGATGATTCCCACCACTTTGCCGCAGGAGACAACCGGCAAGCACCCGATCCTTTTTTGATACAGGATATTGGCGGCGTCTTCCACGAAGTCAAGCGGATGTGCGGTTGTTACGTTGGTTTTCATGATGGATCCGACGGGAGTGTCTTTGAGAACCTCACATTCTTCTTCAATCAGGCAGGACGGCATGGCGTTGCGAAGATCCCTGTCCGAAATGATCCCCACCAATTCCCCGTCCTTCACGACGGGAAGATGCCGGATCCGGTTAACGGTAGTGATGGCCAGTGCCTCCTCGATGGGAGTTTCCGGCGTTACACAGATCACATCCGTTGTCATGGCTTGTTCCACTAACATGTTATCCCTCCCTAAAACAGATACCTGTTTTTGAAACGAATGTCATGAAACCGTTCAATGGATTCCTCGGGCACCCGGCTGCCGATCCGTCCCATTAACATATTGGCCGGGTGGCAGGTAATTTCCGGATCGTCTGTCGCATAGACTTCCATTCCCACAGATCCCATGATCTTCTTCATGACTTCTTTGTACTCCCAGACGGAAAGACCCGTTCCTTTCAGATCCCAATGCCAGTAGTACTCAGTGGAGATCACGATGTAATCGTTCATCGCGTCGTCCATGAAGGATACCTCAAGCAACCCCTTGGCAACACCGCCGTGCCGGAAAGCGGAGATCACTTCAATGGCCCCCAGTTCCAACAGGTTATCCAGATTCGCTTCCGACCAGCGCTCCAACGGATCAGGGTAGACATAGGTAACATAACCTACAACCGTTTGGTTGTGACGGGCGATAATAATTCGGCCCTCCGGCAGCCCGGCTATTTCCACCAATGCGGCGTGCTGCTGGGGGGCGGGGCGAAATGCTTTCAAGCCCTCGTGAAATTCCAACGAAGCGAGTGTTTCCGGACTTACCGGTCCTTCTATGTGAACAACTCCGTTCGGAGTGGATAAAGTCTTTGAGTAATAGGTTTTCTTGTGTATCATGGCTGGCAATGCCATCACCTCCAATGCTAGCTTTATTATACAGTAAGGCTTGAAAACTTGTTGCAACGGAATTTATTGAGATTGTGAAAAATGGGTGAAAAGAAGTTTTGTCCAAAATTTGTCCGCTTTGGATTGTCGAGTAGGAAAGTGCTATGTTAAAATATACGCAGTAATTTTAATTGTCAAACAATAGGTTGGGATAGGAGGCGGAGCAGATGGTAGAAGAAACCAAAGAACTTATTCCGGTTATGACATCCGGGAACAATCTTCAGAACTACGAAGAAGCCTATGCATCGTTCAAGTGGGAAGACGCAGAGAAAGAATTCACCTGGTATACAACCGGTAAAGTCAACATGGCTTATGAAGCGATTGACCGTCATGTAGACGAAGGCCGCGGAGACAAGACCGCACTGCTGTTCAGTGACGCAACCCGTGAAGAATCTTATACATTTGCCCAAATGAAAGCACTTTCAAACAAGTTTGGGAATGTGCTTCGTTCTCTCGGCATCGGGAAGGGAGACCGGGTGTTCATCTTCATGCCAAGGAGCCCTGAACTCTACATGTCCTATGCGGGAGCCGTCAAGATCGGCGCCATCGTAGGGCCGTTGTTTGAAGCGTTCATGGAAGCGGCTGTCAAAGACCGCTTGCAGGATGCGGAAGCGGTTGCGATTGTAACGACCCCCAAGCTGAAAGAACGGATTCCGCTGGCGGAACTCCCGGCCCTGAAGCATGTCATCCTCGTCGGATCTGAGGGTGAATTGGGAGAACGGGAACTGAGCTTCGAGAAACTGATGGCGGAAGCTTCCGATCAGTTGGAGATTGAGTGGGTCGACCGGGAGGATGGTTTGCAGCTTCACTACACATCGGGTTCCACAGGCAAACCGAAAGGGGTGCTGCATGTCCACAATGCCATGATCCAGCATTTGCAGACGGGCAAGTGGGTGCTTGACCTGAAGCAGGATGATGTTTACTGGTGTACGGCAGACCCCGGTTGGGTGACCGGAACGGTGTACGGCATGTGGTCCCCTTGGCTGAACGGGGTGACGACGGTGATCCGCGGCGGCCGTTTTTCACCGGACGACTGGTATCAAACTATTGAGAAATACCGGGTGACCGTTTGGTATTCCGCTCCCACCGCCTTCCGCATGCTGATGGGGGCAGGGGACGATTTGGTCAAGAAGTACGATTTGTCCTCTCTTCGCCATGTTCTGTCGGTGGGTGAACCCCTGAATGCGGAAGTGGTCCGTTGGGGACTGAAGGTTTACGGCAAGCGCATTCATGACAACTGGTGGATGACAGAAACCGGCGGCCAGTTGATCAGCAACTACCCGTCGATGGAGATCAAACCCGGCTCAATGGGCAAACCCTTCCCGGGCATCTACGCAGCTATTGTCGATGATCAAGGGAACGAGCTCCCGCCTTACCGGATGGGGAACTTGGCAATTCGCGCTCCCTGGCCGTCGATGATGCGTCAGATTTGGAAGAATCCGGCCAAATATGAGGAATACTTCCGTTTGAAGCCCTGGTATATTTCAGGTGACTCCGCCTACAAGGACGAAGACGGGTACTTCTGGTTCCAGGGCCGTGTGGACGATGTGATCAACACCTCAGGTGAACGGGTCGGTCCCTTCGAAGTGGAAAGCAAACTGGTGGAACATCCTGCAGTTGCGGAAGCAGGAGTCATCGGCAAACCGGATCCGCTCCGCGGGGAAATCATCAAGGCGTTTATTGCACTTCGGGACGGCTATCAGCCTTCCGAAGAATTGATCAAGGACATCCAGGAATTTGTGAAAAAAGGTCTGGCTGCTCATGCGGCACCTCGTGAAATCGAGTTCCGCGACAAACTGCCGAAGACCCGTTCCGGCAAAATCATGCGCCGCGTGCTGAAAGCGTGGGAACTGGGACTGCCAACAGGCGACCTGTCCACAATGGAAGATTAAATGCTCGTGAAAGAGGCGAACGATGCCCTGAAAAATACTCCTGTACCCCGCTAACGGTACGGGAGTATTTATTTACCCAGAGGACATCCGAAAAATGAAAGTTGGTTATGGAACGTATGACTTCAGCGGCAATTGGACGGCAATCTCCGCAGTGAGGAACGACATAGTGGGCATTATCAAGCATATTACATATATTCTTGGCAGTAACGGGACTTGGAATCATCATGACCGCCAGGAGAGGTTGATGCAAACAAAGCGGCCTTTTTCTGCTTAAAACGGCAGGAGGGATGCTGGAACAGGCTTAGCAAAAGAACTCTCAAGCCATTGCACACCATCTTCAATTGTGCCGAACCGGCTCTTCTTTAAAAACACTTGAGCCGGGTAAAAGTGCTTCCTCCGCCCCCATTCGAAGGAAGCACTTTTGTTGCATGCGGCTTTACAGATCTGGCCGCTCCTGATCGGTAGGAACCTTAAAATCATTCAGGGTCGGGTTCTCATCCTTAAACCTGTTCACCACTTGTTGTCCCGGTTCCCACCCGGTCGACTTGCCGATTTTTTGATCGAGAAAAATCTGCGCCCCGTAAGGCCCTTCCGGAAACTCCTCTATCAGTACGTCCTTCTGCCAGGCTTGCACCAGTTCAAGCTCCTGGCTTCCCTTCATTCGTTTGCTGTTATCCTCCGGTTCTTCCTTCAGCTTGTAAAATCCCACCGCCACAACCTCCCTGGGTATTCATGAATGGTACAAGTTTTTCCTTGCCGGCCTCGGTTCATACCGGTCACGCCAAATCGCATTACGTTTGGAGTTCCTTGTTTCGAGCCATACTGAATGGTTGAGACAGTGACGAAAGGGAGAATCTGCATGCCGACTGAGATCGCAACGGAAGAGAAACGGCAGTACCTTGAGTCCAATCTGGACTCCAACGTGGAATATCTGAACCGTCTGTTGGGGGTAAAGGAAAGCTTTGACATGATTTGCCGGCGCTTGCGGTATGCCGGGAAAGCCTTTGCTTTGTATTTTGTTGACGGCTTTGCGAAAGACGATATTATGAACCGCCTGATGGATCATCTCGCGGATCTCAACCAGGGTGCCCTGTCGGTGCGGGAAATTCAACGACTGCTGCAAACCCACATTGCGTATCTGGAAGTGGAAACGGTCAAGGAGGTTGGGCAGATTGTCGATGCAGTGCTTTCGGGTCCACTGGTGCTCTTGATAGATGGCGAAACGGAAGCAATTGTAATCGATGCCCGCACCTATCCCGCGAGGGGGCCAGCCGAACCTGACACGGAAAGGGTGGTAAGAGGGGCACGGGATGGTTTCACCGAGACGTTTGTTTTCAATACGGCTCTGACCAGGCGACGAATCCGTGACCCGAGGCTTCGTTTTGAATATATCCGCGTGGGCGCCCGGTCCAAGACCGATATGTGTCTGGCCTACATCAAGGATGTGGCCAATCCCGATCTGGTCAACATACTGCGGGAAGAATTAAAAAAGGTTGAGATTGACGGGCTGCCGATGGCGGAAAAGACAGTGGAAGAGCTCGTGTTCAAGCAGAACTGGAACCCTTATCCGATGATCCGCTATACGGAGCGTCCGGATGTAGCCGCCGTTCATCTGCTGGAAGGACATGTGCTTATCTATGTGGACACATCCCCTTCCGTCATCATTACTCCGACTACATTTTTCCACCATGTTCAGCATGCGGAGGAATACCGGCAGAAACCGGTGGTGGGCGCTTATTTGCGCTGGATCCGGCTGCTGGCCATTCTTGGTTCCATTGTCGTGCCGCCGCTTTGGCTGGCGTTTGTCCTGAGCCCGGGCCTTGTACCGGAAGCTTTTGGGTTTGTAATCCCGGAAAATTTGGGGAGGTTTCATCTGTTTTGGCAGCTGCTGATTGCGGAACTTGGCATCGACGTGCTTAGAATGGCGGCCATCCATACTCCGTCACCTGTTGCCACCGCCATGGGACTTGTGGCAGCTGTCATTTTGGGCGAGATTGCAGTGGATGTGGGTTTCTTCATCAAAGAAGTGGTCCTCTACATCGCGATTGCAGCGGTAGGAAATTACGCGACCCCAAGTTATGAGTTTGCTCTTGCCAACCGTCTGGTGCGACTGGGGCTGCTGGTGATTACCTCTGTCTTTAGCCTGTTCGGTTTCGGACTGCTTGGCTTGGTCTCGGGTCTTGTTCTCTGGTTTGTAATGCTGGCGAGGACCCGATCGCTGGAAACCCCTTATCTTTGGCCGCTGCTGCCTTTTAATGGCAAGGCGCTTGTGCATGTTCTCATGCGCACACCCATTCTCTGGAACAAGAAGCGTCCAGAGGTTCTCAATCCGTTGGACCGGACAAGCAGGTAGCGGACTCGCATAAGAATCAACAGATTTCCACATATTGTATTTCAACAGGAGGTGCGTCATGACCAAAAGCGAACAGGTTCTGGCCAAATATGAATCATTCGTCAATCCGGGACTGGCGAGACTGCTTCGGTTCATGGGGCTGACGGGAGTGGAGCGGGAAGCGGAAGGATGCTTTGTAACCGATTGGAACGGCAAACAGATGATTGACTGTGTGGGGGGATACGGGACTTTTGCGTTTGGACACAGGCATCCACGGATTGTCCGGGCAGTGGAGGAGCAGCTGCAGAAGATGCCCCTTTCCAGCAAAATCATGCTGTGTGAACCGATGGCCGATCTGGCGGAACGGTTGGCACGGGTTACGCCGGGAGACCTCACCTACACATTTGTTTGCAATTCAGGTGCGGAAGCGGTGGAGGGAGCCATCAAACTGGCCCGAATTGCCACGGGAAAGCCAAAGATTATCTCCATGATCAATTCGTTCCATGGGAAAACCCTGGGTTCTTTGTCCGCGTCCGGAAAGGAATTGTACCGGCAGCCCTTTGAACCCCTCCTGCAAGGGTTTGTCCATGTTCCTTTCGGTGACTTGGACCGTTTGGAAGCGGCCATTGGCCAGGATGCGGCGGCGGTCCTGCTGGAACCGATCCAGGGAGAAGCGGGGATTATTGTTCCGCCGCAGGGGTACCTGCGCGAAGTGCGGGAACTCTGTGACCGCAAGGGAGTTCTTCTGATTGCGGATGAAGTACAGACGGGCATGGGGCGCACCGGTCATTTTTTTGCATGCGAGTCGGAGGGAGTTGTGCCGGACATCATGTGCCTGGCCAAAGCGCTTGGAGGCGGGGTGATGCCGATTGGGGCCTTTATTGCAAGACCGCATCTGTACGATGCTTATAAAGATGCGCCCCTGCTGCATACATCCACATTTGGCGGAAATCCATTGGCCTGTGCTGCGGCAAACGCTGCTCTTGACGTGTTGGTCGAGGAAAGACTGCATGAGGAGGCGGCGGCTAAAGGAGTGTCCTTCATGTCCAGGCTGCACATGCTCGCGGAACAGTATCCGGGGACTGTGGCGGAAGTTCGTGGACGCGGGTTGATGATCGGCATTGAGTTTAGCAGTGAGGAGATTGGAGGACTGGTCATGGCCGATCTGATTGAAAATGGGGTTTTGACCGCATTCGCACTAAACAATCTGCGTGTCACTCGTCTGGAACCACCGCTGACCATTTCCAGTCAGGAGTTGGATCTGGTGGTGGATGCACTGGACAAAGCATTGGAAGGAGGGGCCGCCTGTGCCGTCAGTTGAGATTCGGGAAACGATTCGGGGAAGGCCGGAAGAAGTGTATGAACTGATCAGGGATATGGAATCGTATCCACGCTTTATGCCTTCATTGAATGAAGTGAAGGTTCTGGAACGCGGCGACAACTGGACGATCACCTCTTGGGACACCACCCTGAACGGCATGTCGTTTAAATGGCGGGAAAGGGATGTATTCGATCACGCCGGCAACCGGATCCGGTATGAGCAGGTGGAAGGGGATCTGAAGAAGTTTGAGGGAGAATGGATCGTCGAACAGGAAGGAGAGTATACCCGGGTGACCCTGACGGTGGATTTTGAATTCGGGGTTCCCATGCTGTCGGCGTTATTGAATCCGGTAGCGAAAGTAAAGCTCCGGCAAAACGGGGAATCCATGCTGAAAGCGATTAAACACAAATTTGAAAACGGTGCGGTTTAAAAGAAGTTTGGCACTCAATTGACACCCGGGAGATGACTGTATGGACACATTTGGATTTCTTGTGCATCCGGAAGACACTGCGGATGTTGCCAAAAAGTTTCCTTCGTTGCAAAATTGGTCTCCTGCCGTTCTGGAACGATTGATGAGGTTTGGCCCGCCGATTTTTTGCGGACACTCGGCAGGTATCCGGTCGGACCACAATGAAGTGGAGGGGGTTTTCGTCGCGACCACGTTGACAGCCAGACAGATGTTGGAATTGCCGCTGCAGACGGTTCTGCGCAAGATCATCCGGGCAGGCCGCCGGGCGGAACGGGCAGGTGCGAAAATCCTCGGGCTTGGTGCCTTTACATCGGTGGTGGGAGACGCTGGGATTACCATTGCCAAGAATTTGCGGATTCCCGTTACTACCGGCAACAGCCTGACGGTGGCAACTGCCATCCAGGCCACGCGGCAAGCGGCAGTACTGATGGATATTGAACCGTCGAGAGCCCATTTGGCGGTCATTGGCGCAACCGGATCGATTGGCGCCATCTGCGCGAGGATGCTGGCCCCACATGTGGGGAAACTGACACTGGTTGCCAGGGATGAAGCCAAGTTGGAGCAGTTGGCCTCTTACATCATGAGCGAATCGGGCAAAACGGTGAATGTCTCGACAGATCCACGCCATACCGTACGAAAAGCGGAGCTGGTCGTGACCGTTACAGGCAGCGCCGATACGGTCCTGTATCCGGAGGATCTGCGCCCGGGTTCCGTCGTGTGTGATGTGGCCCGCCCCCGCGACGTGGCCAAGACAGTGGCGTTGCAGCGGCCGGACGTCTTGGTGATTGAAGGCGGCCTGGTAGAGGTGCCGGGAGAGTATGAGTCGAAGTTCCGGTTCGGGCTGCCCAAGGGGGTTGTTTTTGCCTGTATGGCAGAAACGATGATCCTCGCTCTCGAGAAACGATATGAATGCTTTACCCTTGGCCGCAACATTCGTGTGGAGCAGGTGCGGCAAATCGATGAACTGGCAAGAAAACACGGATTCAAACTGGCCGGGTTCCGTTCATTTGGCAAGCAACTGACGCCCGAAATGATTCGCGAGATCCGTAAAGTTTCGGCCCCCACCGGTTCGAAGAAGGGAAAGGCCGTCAAAGCCAAGCGCTCTTAACTCTTTAAAAAAAATAAAATTGGTTTGACATAGTGTATGAAAGAAAGTATATTTATGGAACGGGAGTTTTGCATGGGGTGATTATCAGCCCCTGCAAGCTGTAGGGATTGTACGGAAGGATTGCAATGAGGGATCTGTTGGGGCGAACCTTACACCGCTTGTCGTGGCCAAAGACGGAGTTTGGCCGGGGTACGTCAGGCAACAGGCAGGACGGCAGATGTGGCCGTCACACCCGATGGCGCAGGTGGGGCCGTCGGGACTCTTCTTAAAAAAGCACCCATTTGCCGGGAAGCAGATGGGTGCTTTTTTTCCACTCAAAATTATATTGACATACCACCCCGGTATCCATTACTCTTTCGATAGAGTATTTGTTTCTGACAATTTCAAAAGAACCGCTCTTATCCAGAGTTCGGCTGAGGGACTGGCCCGATGAAGCCGCGGCAACCGGCCTGAGCGACCCGGATTCGATTTACCGCCACGAGAAGCGGAAACTGTCCGGAGTACAGGCACGGTGCCAATTCCGACACAGGGATGGCCTGTGAAAGATGAGAGAGGGTTGGCTGCGTATATAGCGAACCTCTTTCTCACAGAGAAAGAGGTTTTCGTATTTTGCCAGACCCCGGGAGGAGAGGTTCCCAATACCTTCAGAGGAGTGGAACTATGTATCAGATTCACGGATTGAGAGAGAAGCTGAGTCTTGGAAAAAGCGTTGTGACCGTGGAGTTGGAGCCGCCGAAAGGGGCGGATCCGATGCCGACCATGCTGACGGCGAAGCATTTGCGGGGGTATGTCGATGCGGTGAACATCGCCGATTCCCCGATGGCAACGCTGCGGATGAGTCCGATTGCGCTCTCCCACATCGTACAGCAAGACCTGGGATTGGAAGCCATCTTCCATCTGACCTGCCGTGACCGCAATATCCTGGGGCTGCAGTCGGAACTGCTGGGGGC
This portion of the Effusibacillus lacus genome encodes:
- a CDS encoding cbb3-type cytochrome c oxidase subunit II translates to MANDSEKNIGVLMLGAFALFMIGVLGTCVLPFFDSAINTPTETAKLKNYPANSGEARGRAVYIREGCHWCHSQSVRPVKADSKLGPVSVPGDYYYDKIPLIMTQRTGPDLTWVGSRYSPEWQYEHLNNPQKFYKGSIMPKYNYLSEQDKRDLVAYLMSLKPAPKTSAGAAAGR
- a CDS encoding cbb3-type cytochrome c oxidase subunit I, with amino-acid sequence MSAVAIRPYTTAKIFIYTSIVWLLLGMILALLVAIKSIHPDFLTYNRWLQEYFTYGRLRPLHTNTVLFGFLSPAYFAMWFYIIPVLCKTSLYSERLGVFTAWAWSAVYAVGMVMLFMGRQVPVEYSEMPLVIDIPIIILVALMSYNLIRTILNRKERILYVTLWYFLGTMVWLPGIYIVGNIPGAYVSGIAQTSIAYTWVHNIIGIWFTPAGVGTIYYLMPKLTGNPLYSHKLSLIGFWTIIAFYIWNGPHHLVNGPIPLWLMKAGIIPSILLIIPVWTVLANVIGTMKGAWYKVAENLELKFMLTGALFYFLSCIQGPFQSLMGPNAVLHFTYWTVGHAHMPLFAGFGLVAFAGIYYALPRIIGRQIYSRALMNWHYWLSVVGFLIFAFAMWLAGVLQGFGWMDGNQVGAAFVRIVESLHIYLIARAIGGTFMFLGAITFAWNIYKTATAGKQIPVEDPLPAL
- a CDS encoding acetoin utilization protein AcuC; the protein is MNNRVAFIYSESFLNYKFGEEHPFNPKRLQMTVDLIRELRFLRDEQIVQPRHATLEELFRVHDPDFVHAVQHASTLAVDADPSAIGFGLGTEDTPIFPNMHEATSLIVGGTVLAAELVMSGTVDHALNLAGGLHHSRRKEASGFCVYNDIGAAIAYIKDRYNARVLYLDTDAHHGDGVQWMFYDDPDVLTISFHETGKYLYPGTGDIEERGDGRGYGYSLNIPLEPFTEDDSLLASLNSVLPHVFHKFKPDVVISQNGCDAHQYDPLTHLSATTRIYREIPKLVHELAHEVCDGRWVAVGGGGYDIWRVVPRAWTMLWAELSGQKLPDEVPQAWLDRWQSEAPVKLPGKFLDPIDLFPAIPRRAEIEEKNRITVRRAMLGTPFLL
- a CDS encoding acetoin utilization AcuB family protein, whose amino-acid sequence is MLVEQAMTTDVICVTPETPIEEALAITTVNRIRHLPVVKDGELVGIISDRDLRNAMPSCLIEEECEVLKDTPVGSIMKTNVTTAHPLDFVEDAANILYQKRIGCLPVVSCGKVVGIITERDILHTLVEMMGVSSPTSRVEVQVPDRPGMLAEVADILRARQMNAASVMVFPSPTPGQKTIVLRLKTMDPRRFISDVENAGYKVVQPPALG
- a CDS encoding GNAT family N-acetyltransferase, encoding MIHKKTYYSKTLSTPNGVVHIEGPVSPETLASLEFHEGLKAFRPAPQQHAALVEIAGLPEGRIIIARHNQTVVGYVTYVYPDPLERWSEANLDNLLELGAIEVISAFRHGGVAKGLLEVSFMDDAMNDYIVISTEYYWHWDLKGTGLSVWEYKEVMKKIMGSVGMEVYATDDPEITCHPANMLMGRIGSRVPEESIERFHDIRFKNRYLF
- the acsA gene encoding acetate--CoA ligase, whose amino-acid sequence is MVEETKELIPVMTSGNNLQNYEEAYASFKWEDAEKEFTWYTTGKVNMAYEAIDRHVDEGRGDKTALLFSDATREESYTFAQMKALSNKFGNVLRSLGIGKGDRVFIFMPRSPELYMSYAGAVKIGAIVGPLFEAFMEAAVKDRLQDAEAVAIVTTPKLKERIPLAELPALKHVILVGSEGELGERELSFEKLMAEASDQLEIEWVDREDGLQLHYTSGSTGKPKGVLHVHNAMIQHLQTGKWVLDLKQDDVYWCTADPGWVTGTVYGMWSPWLNGVTTVIRGGRFSPDDWYQTIEKYRVTVWYSAPTAFRMLMGAGDDLVKKYDLSSLRHVLSVGEPLNAEVVRWGLKVYGKRIHDNWWMTETGGQLISNYPSMEIKPGSMGKPFPGIYAAIVDDQGNELPPYRMGNLAIRAPWPSMMRQIWKNPAKYEEYFRLKPWYISGDSAYKDEDGYFWFQGRVDDVINTSGERVGPFEVESKLVEHPAVAEAGVIGKPDPLRGEIIKAFIALRDGYQPSEELIKDIQEFVKKGLAAHAAPREIEFRDKLPKTRSGKIMRRVLKAWELGLPTGDLSTMED
- a CDS encoding spore germination protein → MPTEIATEEKRQYLESNLDSNVEYLNRLLGVKESFDMICRRLRYAGKAFALYFVDGFAKDDIMNRLMDHLADLNQGALSVREIQRLLQTHIAYLEVETVKEVGQIVDAVLSGPLVLLIDGETEAIVIDARTYPARGPAEPDTERVVRGARDGFTETFVFNTALTRRRIRDPRLRFEYIRVGARSKTDMCLAYIKDVANPDLVNILREELKKVEIDGLPMAEKTVEELVFKQNWNPYPMIRYTERPDVAAVHLLEGHVLIYVDTSPSVIITPTTFFHHVQHAEEYRQKPVVGAYLRWIRLLAILGSIVVPPLWLAFVLSPGLVPEAFGFVIPENLGRFHLFWQLLIAELGIDVLRMAAIHTPSPVATAMGLVAAVILGEIAVDVGFFIKEVVLYIAIAAVGNYATPSYEFALANRLVRLGLLVITSVFSLFGFGLLGLVSGLVLWFVMLARTRSLETPYLWPLLPFNGKALVHVLMRTPILWNKKRPEVLNPLDRTSR